The DNA window ccagcttccaccCACCTCTAAAAAACaccatgcgcttcaggttaccTGGCCGTTTCAAATTGCCcgaagtgtgtgtgagcgtgtgttgtctgtctttgtggctctgcggcgcactggcgttgcgcccggagtttgtCTCTCTTCATGGCCTAAGACAGCTGAgacaggctccagcttcccgtgacccacTATGGCGGATAAAGTGGTTTGGAAGATGGAGGTATTTCTCACCTGGAAAATGTTGACATGAACGTATGGCACCGAGAACATTGCTCTGCAAACTAGCATACAGAGCAAAGCGctgagaggagacaggaagccaGACACATGGATCAGCAGCCAATACTGTGAATACAGGCCCAGCGTCATCAACGGGATGGTCCTACCCATGTGGCCCCAAGAGTGTTCTTTGAGGTGAGCTGCGAAACCAGAGAATCAGAAGCCATCACATGCTTGAGAATAAACTCACACTCAACTGAGAGAGGCGAGGTAACACAAGACCTTGAACAATATCAGAAGCTAAGATATCTATCTCAAGCTTATGCTGATATTCACATTTCATGTTCAAGTATTTGAGCAAACTCATAAACTGCCGGTTCTCCCTCAGTCCTGTGCCGCCTCTTACCGAGTGCAACAAGTGGAGTGATGATCGGCACGGCCAGGGGTGCTATGAACAAGTAGATGGTGCGAGGCAGGAAGGGGACCTTCCATACGCTGGAGTCTCCCAGTCCAATGACGTTAGTGTGAGCGTGATGCATCTTAATGTGACCCTGAATGGCAGCTCGGGCTGAGAAGGAGCCGCAGATCTGAATGGATGAACACAAGCTTATGAGCCCtcatcaaaagaaaaatgacacgAAAGCAACATGCCGAATGGAAACATGTCTCGAGGATGTGACGACACGTAACTTGTTTCAGCTCTTTATCAGCCAGCCTCTGAAAGAAGACATCACCCTGTATCTGCTTCATATCATGGCAGCACCATGTAACCACAGATCTCTGTGGCTCTATTATAGTGACCCAATATATTTAGTCACcctaaaaatatttgttttaatgtgatgtGAAACTGATGTGAAACTGAATCCAGTGCACTGTAGAGGAAGATCATGAGCCTCAGTATTTTATTGGCCTGTTATAGTTTTACAGTTTCAGTAACCTGATTCCTAGCGTTAACCACAGTCATGAGGGTAATCATTCACTCTTGTCAATATTAATGTTTCAAGAGTCAAGCATAGCTTGACATTTCACCTTTATTTACATAGGGTCTGTTGTTCGAGCATGAACCTCACCCTGTTCTCTTGCCCCTGTGCAGCAGTAAACTGAGGCTTCACTGATGCCACTCGAATCAATATGAGAGGATTGCTTCCATTTACCTGACTACAACTGCAGCAGGAAAAGAAAGTAGGCCATCTTAACACTTTAAAAGAACTGGTAGGTTTAGTTTTACCCTTTTAGCCCAGAATAGCTGTCTCCCACGGTTTCTAGTCTTTCTACTTCCTTAACTGGCAACAAACGTTCGCTTCACGTTTATCCTGCAGACATAAAAGCTTTATCGATCTTCCATTGTcagcaagaaaacaaatcaaatttccCCTCTGAAACCAAAGTTTTGCTTTAAGTGCTCTAACTGATCATGTTTACTTTCAGCAGCTGGATTTTTTAAAGCACTGCTTCAGGACTACAAGTGACAACTAAAGCAAAACAAGCTGGTGCTCCATGTTAGCATCCAGTTGATTTCTGAGCACCTCACCTCGATAAAGAAAATGGCCCAGAGCTTCCCCAGTGTCTTCGACTCGCTCAGCGCCCCATGGCTGGCCAGATGTGTCCCTTTGGTGGTGATGACAGCGTGGGCCACGCCCATCAGCAGCATGCCGGCTGAAAAACACAGGGTCTGAGAGGATCCTAGCAGCAGGAAGGCTGTGagagaggacaggagaggacagacacacactagtATAGACATCAAATACTCATacacaacttgaaaaaaaagtttaaaaaaaaatcatatatagAATTGGTCAGATGCTCTGTGTTCTTCAAAATGCTATTGAAAAACTGTCAAAAGTCAAACTGttgaaataacaacaacaacaacaacaacaacaataataataataataataataataataattgattaattaattaaagccTAACAATTTTATAGGCTTTTCACATTTCCATACAGTCTGCATTGTAGCGATAACTAACAACATTTCAAGGTAACAAACAGAGCACATGTCAATCATATTCCTACATCATCATCAGAATGATTAGCACCATTATGACGAAAATGTGTGACACTCGAGCTGCTGGGGAATACAGCTGATGAAGATTCCAGTGTGAAGTCTTACCAGGCGGCAGACACAGGAACGCCGCCGCCAGGATGCTGCAATCGAAGCCTCTCTTCTCCCACCAGCTGCTCTCTTTCACCACCATCTGCACCAGTCTTGTGAGCTCCATCATCAGCGACTCCTTCTCCGTCTCCTCTCCACCGGTCCATTTGTTCCATTTCTCGCACCCCTTCATCTCTTCACTGCACTTTGACACCAATATTCCATGTCTTCAGTTTCTGTCTGTCAGCTTTGTTTCACCTCCTCTTTCTTGTGCCGTTTGAAAATAACAGGCTCAGCCACTTATGTCAAGTAGTAGTTCCTGAATCACAATGAAGAGCCTATAAAACCACACCTAGAGGATGTCAGtccaataaatataaaacagttttaGTTTAAACTCTTATCCACTCCTGAAGCATTTAAATGCAAGCAAGCAGACCAGCATAAACAAAAACGGAGGAAAAAAAGCCCTAAAATGCCTCCAACCATGGCCCACCCCTTtccagaagaaagaagaaaccaCAGGGTGGAGCCAACGATGCAAACTAGGAAGTATAGAGTTGCAATTCCCACATGCATTGTGTTTGAACATGACCCTTTGTACACACTGATAAACGTATCATTAACTGCTCTGTAGCTCTGTTACAATGTGATTGAAATGTCCACATGAGACTGAAAGATCGTTCATGCAGGCTTTGACAAATGTAAATTGTCAACAAATAGTTTCCAGCCATCTGAAATACTGCAGTGCAGACATAATAGAAAGTTGCTGGCTGCTTTCTGACATTTGATTTCATCCACTCAACTCGGAGTTAAAGATGACAGTGAGAAGATGACAATTCAGTCTGATATCAGGAGAAAAACGTTTGCGGTCCTTCTTTCTAGGACACAACCTGCACCTCTTCTGCTGGCGACGTGTG is part of the Antennarius striatus isolate MH-2024 chromosome 21, ASM4005453v1, whole genome shotgun sequence genome and encodes:
- the fads6 gene encoding fatty acid desaturase 6 isoform X1, producing MKGCEKWNKWTGGEETEKESLMMELTRLVQMVVKESSWWEKRGFDCSILAAAFLCLPPAFLLLGSSQTLCFSAGMLLMGVAHAVITTKGTHLASHGALSESKTLGKLWAIFFIEICGSFSARAAIQGHIKMHHAHTNVIGLGDSSVWKVPFLPRTIYLFIAPLAVPIITPLVALAHLKEHSWGHMGRTIPLMTLGLYSQYWLLIHVSGFLSPLSALLCMLVCRAMFSVPYVHVNIFQHIGLNMFSTTSRPKRIYQMTHGVLNLPRNALMDLLFGHSLINCHVEHHLFPFLSDHMCLKVKPLVSKYLTEKKLPYQEDSYLSRLRLFFHKYKELMVFAPPITELVGVQ
- the fads6 gene encoding fatty acid desaturase 6 isoform X2, which gives rise to MKGCEKWNKWTGGEETEKESLMMELTRLVQMVVKESSWWEKRGFDCSILAAAFLCLPPAFLLLGSSQTLCFSAGMLLMGVAHAVITTKGTHLASHGALSESKTLGKLWAIFFIEICGSFSARAAIQGHIKMHHAHTNVIGLGDSSVWKVPFLPRTIYLFIAPLAVPIITPLVALAHLKEHSWGHMGRTIPLMTLGLYSQYWLLIHVSGFLSPLSALLCMLVCRAMFSVPYVHVNIFQHIGLNMFSTTSRPKRIYQMTHGVLNLPRNALMDLLFGHSLINCHVEHHLFPFLSDHMCLKVKPLVSKYLTEKKLPYQEDSYLSRLRLFFHKYKELMVFAPPITEL